One window from the genome of Pseudomonadota bacterium encodes:
- a CDS encoding P-II family nitrogen regulator — MKKIEAIIKPYRLEDVKNGLMKIGIQGMTVMEVKGFGRQRGHTETYRGAEYDATFLTKVKIEVIIPDEMLDRVVNTITDCAKDNKPGDGKIFVSSLEDVIRIRTGEKGVAAI, encoded by the coding sequence ATGAAAAAGATAGAAGCAATAATCAAACCGTACAGGCTTGAGGATGTAAAAAACGGCCTGATGAAAATAGGAATTCAGGGTATGACTGTCATGGAAGTAAAGGGATTTGGACGCCAGAGGGGTCATACGGAAACCTACCGGGGGGCTGAATATGACGCGACCTTCCTTACAAAAGTAAAGATCGAGGTGATAATTCCCGACGAAATGCTCGACAGGGTTGTAAATACCATTACCGACTGTGCAAAAGACAACAAACCCGGAGATGGGAAGATCTTTGTATCATCCTTGGAGGATGTCATCAGGATCAGAACAGGAGAGAAGGGTGTAGCGGCAATTTGA